A window from Citrus sinensis cultivar Valencia sweet orange chromosome 5, DVS_A1.0, whole genome shotgun sequence encodes these proteins:
- the LOC102618506 gene encoding probable serine/threonine-protein kinase PIX13 encodes MGLCYGTPVDDGPSKPPSPGSRTGANSLTGKENKADGLEMAGEINDVKDEHERKADDADEGRQLGDGDGGDKNMPSSGEIVTPNYLKMFTLQDLRAATKNFRPDTMLGEGGFGRVFKGWVDHKTLAPTKVGVGKAVAVKKSNPDSIQGLREWQAEVKFLGKFSHPNLVKLIGYCWEDRQFLLVYEYMQKGSLENHLFRKGSAEPLPWNTRLKIAIDAAKGLTFLHSSEKSVIYRDFKASNILLDGSYNAKLSDFGLAKLGPIDGNSHVTTRIMGTYGYAAPEYVATGHLYVKSDVYGFGVVLLEMLTGLRALDTNRPSGEHVLVDFARPSLTDKRRLKKIMDPRLEEQYPIKGALLAGQIIIKCLEAEPKNRPSMEEVLETLQNISVIEIEPKKKAKARGNYNNNSNDNQRGHPHNRRSQSPLHSKHGDHNNGTRARRYHY; translated from the exons atgggTCTCTGCTATGGAACTCCAGTAGATGATGGCCCAAGCAAACCGCCCAGTCCAGGTAGCCGAACAGGTGCCAACTCACTAActggaaaagaaaacaaagcgGATGGATTAGAGATGGCGGGAGAGATCAATGACGTAAAGGATGAACATGAGAGGAAAGCTGATGATGCTGATGAAGGTCGACAATTAGGGGATGGTGATGGTGGTGATAAGAATATGCCATCGAGTGGAGAGATAGTGACGCCGAACTACTTGAAAATGTTTACGTTGCAAGATCTGAGGGCGGCCACCAAGAATTTTAGACCCGATACAATGCTGGGTGAGGGCGGTTTCGGACGAGTTTTCAAGGGCTGGGTTGATCACAAAACCCTTGCCCCCACCAAAGTTGGCGTTGGCAAGGCCGTCGCCGTCAAGAAATCTAACCCTGATAGCATCCAAGGCTTGCGAGAATGGCAA GCCGAGGTGAAATTCCTGGGAAAATTTTCTCATCCAAATCTTGTCAAACTTATTGGATATTGCTGGGAAGATAGacaatttcttcttgtctaTGAATACATGCAAAAGGGAAGCTTGGAAAATCACCTCTTCAGAA AGGGTTCTGCCGAGCCTCTCCCATGGAACACCCGCCTTAAAATAGCAATTGACGCCGCTAAGGGCCTAACTTTCTTGCACTCCTCCGAGAAGAGTGTCATATACAGAGACTTTAAGGCCTCTAACATTTTGTTGGACGGG TCTTACAATGCCAAACTTTCGGATTTTGGGTTGGCGAAACTTGGACCTATTGATGGAAATTCACATGTAACAACGCGCATTATGGGCACTTACGGCTACGCAGCTCCTGAATATGTTGCGACCG GTCATTTGTACGTAAAGAGTGACGTATACGGGTTTGGGGTTGTGCTACTGGAAATGCTGACGGGGTTACGTGCACTTGATACAAATCGGCCTTCTGGGGAGCACGTTTTGGTAGATTTTGCGAGGCCATCGCTTACTGACAAAAGAAGGCTCAAGAAAATAATGGATCCAAGGCTAGAGGAGCAATATCCAATAAAAGGTGCATTGCTAGCTGGtcagataataataaaatgcttAGAAGCTGAGCCCAAAAATCGGCCGTCAATGGAGGAAGTTTTGGAAACTTTGCAAAACATTAGTGTCATCGAGATTGAACCCAAGAAGAAGGCTAAAGCTAGAggcaattataataataacagcaACGATAATCAACGTGGCCATCCTCATAATCGTCGGTCGCAGTCCCCGCTCCATTCCAAGCACGGTGATCACAACAATGGAACCAGAGCTCGGCGTTATCACTATTAG